One segment of Aquimarina sp. BL5 DNA contains the following:
- a CDS encoding DUF4440 domain-containing protein gives MKTVSLKPTWTFFIGIFVLIFSSSFLVIIKSTQAEIKYKDSVVSYFGNENITEKDLLKEAKLIDKADRRFESKWKNKDPKGISEEYTSKGAVFMKPGVKPRIGRTQIEKEFSLSVKSVDRVEFFQDELQFFGKMDVAFQRCHMLGYLDSKKEHVFEGSYVILWKKENGHWLIEYDMFNSDK, from the coding sequence TTTATCGGAATTTTTGTCTTAATCTTTTCATCATCATTCTTGGTAATTATCAAATCAACTCAGGCCGAAATTAAATACAAAGATTCTGTCGTTAGTTATTTCGGAAATGAAAATATCACTGAAAAAGATCTTTTAAAAGAGGCAAAACTTATTGACAAAGCGGATCGTCGTTTCGAATCTAAATGGAAGAATAAAGATCCAAAAGGGATTTCCGAAGAATACACGAGTAAAGGTGCCGTTTTTATGAAACCAGGAGTCAAACCTAGAATAGGTAGAACCCAAATTGAAAAAGAATTTTCTCTAAGTGTAAAATCAGTAGATAGAGTTGAGTTTTTTCAAGATGAATTACAGTTTTTCGGAAAAATGGATGTAGCATTTCAAAGATGTCATATGCTCGGTTATTTAGATTCAAAAAAAGAGCACGTTTTCGAGGGATCTTATGTGATTCTATGGAAAAAAGAAAATGGCCATTGGCTTATAGAGTATGATATGTTTAATTCGGATAAATAG
- a CDS encoding alanine racemase produces MKNNNKEIISAVDKYGTPAYFYDGEQLITNYQNLVNALPSCVDVFYALKVNPNVSLVKLLRAQGACTEVCSITEMEIALKAGTPVQDIIYLGPCKKDEELKKAIALNIFAIVIESEIELERVSSFAKELGITANVAIRINPDFSAEGSPWKMGGRPTHFGIEEQQAIRNFKTYLDTPNVNIRGIHVYNGTNILEAKSVYENTKYILGLYEKIVEKYNCEFTMVDVGGGMGIPYFNNQEELDLKEFRNLMVPLFNNFNKKFPNTRIIMESGRFIIGTAGSMAVKVNNMKSNHGKTFVVTDGGTNCHSAAAGSGRVVKRNFPMKNISNPDDSFVDKYQVSGPLCSPDDIIGRNIMLTKVNVSDILLVELSGAYGPTSSPGLFHSHGFPSEILLYRGETYLIRGSDTTEDIVNKQILVNFKQEELILS; encoded by the coding sequence ATGAAAAACAATAATAAAGAAATAATATCCGCTGTAGATAAATATGGAACACCAGCATATTTTTATGACGGAGAACAATTGATTACCAATTATCAAAATTTAGTTAATGCGTTACCTTCTTGTGTCGATGTATTTTATGCTCTTAAAGTAAATCCAAATGTTTCTTTGGTAAAATTATTACGAGCACAAGGAGCTTGTACAGAAGTATGTTCTATCACAGAAATGGAAATCGCTCTTAAAGCCGGAACACCTGTACAAGATATCATTTATTTAGGTCCTTGTAAAAAAGATGAAGAGCTTAAAAAAGCAATTGCATTAAACATATTTGCTATAGTAATAGAATCTGAAATAGAATTAGAAAGAGTATCTTCTTTTGCTAAAGAACTGGGGATTACGGCTAATGTTGCGATTCGTATTAATCCAGATTTTTCTGCAGAAGGATCTCCTTGGAAAATGGGTGGTAGACCTACTCATTTTGGGATTGAAGAACAACAAGCTATTCGTAATTTTAAAACTTATTTAGATACACCTAATGTAAATATTAGAGGTATTCATGTATATAATGGCACAAATATTTTAGAAGCTAAATCAGTATATGAAAACACTAAGTATATTTTAGGATTATACGAAAAGATTGTTGAAAAATACAATTGTGAATTCACTATGGTTGATGTAGGAGGAGGAATGGGAATTCCATATTTTAATAATCAAGAAGAACTAGACCTTAAAGAATTTCGAAACCTAATGGTCCCGCTATTTAACAATTTTAATAAAAAGTTTCCTAATACTAGAATCATTATGGAATCTGGAAGATTTATAATTGGCACTGCAGGTTCAATGGCGGTAAAAGTAAACAACATGAAATCTAATCATGGAAAAACTTTTGTTGTAACTGATGGAGGTACTAATTGCCATTCCGCAGCGGCAGGCTCAGGAAGAGTTGTAAAAAGAAATTTTCCGATGAAAAATATATCTAATCCAGATGATAGTTTTGTAGATAAATATCAAGTTTCGGGACCATTATGCAGTCCAGATGATATCATTGGGCGCAATATTATGCTTACTAAAGTAAATGTATCCGATATTTTGTTAGTCGAGTTGTCAGGAGCGTATGGTCCTACATCTTCTCCTGGGCTTTTTCATAGTCATGGATTCCCTTCTGAGATATTATTATATCGTGGAGAAACCTACCTCATAAGAGGTAGTGATACAACAGAAGATATTGTAAATAAGCAAATACTAGTAAATTTTAAACAAGAAGAACTAATCTTAAGTTAA
- a CDS encoding class I adenylate-forming enzyme family protein: MIPKIQNFLEESVHLYPNGIAVVFGEERFTFSDINKKSDSLAAYFQNIGVKRGDRVVLQLGNTIETVISFWAVLKIGAIVIPVGTELKSSKIEYILNDSGAIVLITKDDIAVRNKELLDNSKLKKIIIPNKSLNLEEPIFVDFGLVSNKTEKELASSRTISVDLAAIIYTSGSTGEPKGVMLTHQNMIAATDSLNSYLGYSKEDKILCALPLSFDYGLYQMIMSISVGATLLLETESTWPIFLLKRIEKEKATIIPAVPTMIMLLFEQNKKNHFDLRSIRSVTNTGAALTGSNISMIKSTFPKAQIFSMYGLTECKRCTYLPPEDIDNKPDSVGVAIPNTELWLVNSDDNKIFTPNTIGQLVIRGATVMQGYWNKPIKTSEKLKPGRYPGEKVLYTGDYCTIDQDGYLYFKGRMDHMINSRGIKVSPKEVEDYIGSIKEVNAVVVTGVPHVDYGEALFAFIVLNSNESITEKEILSHCSSNLENYKVPEHIQIIESIPKTPNGKFNVIVLKQKALKIIEEANNAISI; encoded by the coding sequence ATGATACCAAAAATTCAAAATTTCTTGGAAGAATCCGTACATCTATATCCTAACGGAATAGCTGTAGTATTCGGAGAAGAAAGATTTACATTTTCTGATATAAATAAAAAATCTGATTCGCTTGCTGCATATTTTCAAAATATCGGTGTTAAAAGAGGTGATCGGGTTGTACTTCAATTAGGAAATACTATAGAGACTGTTATCTCTTTCTGGGCAGTTCTAAAAATTGGAGCTATTGTAATTCCGGTAGGAACTGAGCTAAAATCCAGTAAAATAGAATATATACTTAATGATTCTGGAGCTATAGTTTTAATCACTAAAGACGATATAGCAGTTCGGAATAAAGAACTATTAGATAACTCCAAGCTTAAAAAGATTATTATCCCTAATAAATCATTAAATCTAGAAGAACCCATATTCGTTGATTTTGGACTAGTATCTAATAAAACGGAAAAAGAACTTGCTTCTTCCAGAACAATTAGTGTTGATTTGGCTGCAATTATATATACCTCTGGTTCTACAGGTGAACCAAAAGGAGTGATGTTAACTCATCAAAATATGATTGCCGCTACTGATTCATTAAATAGTTATTTAGGATATAGTAAGGAAGATAAAATCTTATGTGCTTTACCCTTATCATTTGATTATGGTTTATATCAAATGATAATGAGTATTTCTGTTGGAGCAACACTATTATTAGAAACAGAATCGACTTGGCCAATATTTCTATTAAAAAGAATAGAAAAGGAGAAAGCAACAATAATACCTGCGGTACCAACAATGATTATGCTATTGTTTGAACAAAACAAGAAAAATCATTTTGATTTAAGAAGTATTCGTTCCGTAACAAATACGGGAGCAGCCCTTACAGGAAGTAATATTAGTATGATCAAAAGCACGTTTCCAAAAGCTCAAATATTTTCAATGTATGGTCTAACAGAGTGCAAGAGATGCACGTACTTACCACCAGAAGATATTGATAATAAACCAGATAGTGTGGGTGTTGCTATTCCGAATACCGAACTGTGGTTAGTAAACTCTGATGATAATAAAATATTTACTCCAAATACGATAGGTCAATTGGTAATAAGAGGAGCAACTGTAATGCAGGGATATTGGAATAAACCAATTAAAACATCAGAAAAACTAAAACCTGGGAGATATCCAGGTGAAAAAGTATTGTATACCGGTGATTACTGTACTATTGACCAAGATGGATATCTCTATTTTAAAGGGAGAATGGATCATATGATCAATTCTAGAGGTATAAAAGTTAGTCCTAAAGAAGTCGAGGATTATATAGGAAGTATTAAAGAAGTCAATGCTGTTGTAGTAACTGGTGTTCCTCATGTTGATTATGGAGAAGCGTTATTTGCATTCATTGTACTTAACTCAAATGAATCAATCACAGAAAAAGAGATTTTATCCCATTGCTCTTCTAATTTAGAAAATTATAAAGTACCAGAGCATATTCAGATTATAGAATCAATTCCGAAAACTCCTAATGGAAAATTTAATGTAATTGTACTAAAACAAAAAGCATTAAAAATCATAGAAGAAGCTAATAATGCTATATCTATTTAA
- a CDS encoding alpha/beta fold hydrolase — protein sequence MELVLDIEGFKVNAKTWGDKTGRPLLGIHGWLDNANTFDKIAPLLSEDIYLVAPDLAGHGFSDHRSMNGSYYLWDYAVDILNVVNILKWKNFSILAHSMGTGIAAIIAAAMPESVDRLIFIDGLGAPFVINEGDVVSNFRKSIKQLKMAKKTKLFGFSSTNSSQFDTKDEAIKDRMKSNISSISYDASAYLIERSLYQTSNGYRWRYDPRIALPECYKMTERQAQLFIEKISCEILVILGKEGLFADGMFSERLKRFKKAVIHWVKGGHHLHLEETYIETSTLINQFLQTEF from the coding sequence ATGGAGTTAGTATTGGATATAGAAGGTTTTAAGGTTAATGCTAAAACCTGGGGAGATAAAACAGGTCGACCGCTGCTTGGTATTCATGGTTGGTTAGATAATGCAAATACATTCGATAAGATAGCACCATTATTATCTGAAGATATTTATTTAGTGGCTCCTGATTTAGCAGGTCATGGTTTTTCTGATCATCGATCAATGAATGGTTCTTATTATTTGTGGGACTATGCGGTTGATATATTGAATGTGGTTAACATATTAAAATGGAAGAACTTTTCGATTCTAGCACATTCTATGGGTACAGGAATAGCTGCTATAATTGCGGCTGCTATGCCAGAATCTGTGGATAGGCTAATTTTTATAGATGGTTTAGGTGCTCCTTTTGTAATTAATGAAGGAGATGTTGTATCTAATTTTAGAAAATCAATAAAACAACTGAAAATGGCTAAGAAAACCAAGTTGTTTGGTTTTTCTTCAACAAATTCCTCTCAATTTGATACTAAGGATGAGGCCATTAAAGATAGAATGAAGAGCAACATCAGTAGCATTTCGTATGATGCATCTGCATATTTGATAGAGAGATCTTTATATCAAACATCAAATGGATATCGATGGCGTTATGATCCGCGTATTGCATTACCAGAATGTTATAAGATGACAGAAAGACAAGCACAACTTTTTATTGAAAAAATATCTTGTGAGATACTTGTCATTTTAGGAAAAGAAGGCCTTTTCGCAGATGGAATGTTTAGCGAAAGGCTTAAGAGGTTTAAAAAAGCCGTTATTCATTGGGTGAAAGGTGGTCATCATTTACATCTCGAAGAAACGTATATAGAAACTTCAACATTAATAAATCAATTTTTACAAACAGAATTTTAA
- a CDS encoding DUF6733 family protein, whose product MKKNILAIIVCLLMMYASNAQEKEEQNKTTFATKIIHNSVAGFYPIFFGNFETNKNFDITFYTIFWTNPSFGNLPSGSDLLLETSVGLGFKFLNKSLYVNPSFGFTSGKFSSNSTGTKIGEGIVPSLYVNYQKGLIDFEGYISYYKSIREDDGILTKDYLLNWMAPGVSVSRRVVLGAFYESFGITRQEEGDPLLVYQWLGGSIKLKFDKGIAFRISAGATLNTDAGTSDEFYKVSAFIPL is encoded by the coding sequence ATGAAAAAGAATATATTAGCGATTATAGTATGCTTATTAATGATGTATGCTTCTAATGCTCAAGAAAAAGAAGAACAGAATAAAACGACATTTGCAACCAAAATAATTCATAACAGTGTTGCAGGTTTTTATCCTATTTTCTTTGGTAATTTTGAAACGAATAAAAATTTTGACATTACCTTTTATACTATTTTTTGGACAAATCCGTCTTTTGGAAATTTACCATCCGGAAGTGATCTATTATTAGAAACTTCGGTTGGATTAGGTTTTAAGTTCTTGAACAAGTCTTTATATGTTAATCCATCTTTTGGTTTTACTAGTGGTAAGTTTTCATCCAATAGTACAGGAACTAAAATAGGAGAAGGGATTGTTCCAAGTTTATATGTAAACTATCAAAAAGGTTTGATTGATTTTGAAGGATATATATCTTATTATAAATCAATAAGAGAAGATGATGGTATCCTGACTAAAGATTATCTTTTAAATTGGATGGCTCCAGGAGTAAGTGTAAGTAGGCGTGTAGTCTTAGGAGCTTTTTATGAATCTTTTGGAATTACACGCCAGGAAGAAGGTGATCCCTTACTAGTTTATCAGTGGTTAGGAGGATCGATAAAACTAAAATTTGATAAAGGAATTGCTTTTAGAATATCTGCAGGAGCCACGCTCAATACCGATGCAGGAACATCTGATGAGTTTTATAAAGTTTCTGCATTTATACCTTTGTAA
- a CDS encoding tRNA-(ms[2]io[6]A)-hydroxylase produces the protein MLGLKLPTDPRWVNIVEKNIEEILTDHAYCEQKATSTAISLIVSFPEYTELVQEMTKLVKEEISHFKMVHDKIIARGWTLGRDRKDDYVIQLVTFFPKGGSRTTQLVHRLLYAALIEARSCERFKLLSEELEDQELAKFYKDLMVSEANHYTMFLGFARQYGDREEVDKKWQDLLIYEAEIMKSLSKKESIHG, from the coding sequence ATGCTAGGCCTAAAACTTCCCACGGACCCAAGATGGGTAAATATTGTAGAAAAGAACATCGAGGAAATCCTTACGGATCACGCCTATTGTGAGCAAAAAGCTACATCCACAGCAATATCTTTAATTGTTAGCTTTCCAGAGTATACAGAACTTGTTCAAGAGATGACCAAACTGGTTAAAGAAGAGATTAGTCATTTTAAAATGGTTCACGATAAAATTATTGCAAGAGGATGGACATTAGGCAGAGATCGCAAGGATGATTATGTAATTCAATTAGTTACTTTTTTTCCTAAAGGAGGCAGTAGAACAACACAATTAGTGCATCGCTTACTCTATGCAGCTTTGATTGAAGCCAGAAGCTGCGAGCGCTTCAAACTACTTTCTGAAGAACTAGAAGATCAAGAACTAGCAAAATTTTATAAAGATTTGATGGTAAGTGAAGCGAATCATTACACTATGTTTCTTGGTTTCGCAAGACAATATGGTGATCGCGAAGAAGTGGATAAAAAATGGCAAGATCTGCTCATCTACGAAGCCGAGATTATGAAATCCTTAAGTAAAAAAGAATCCATCCACGGATAA
- the bshA gene encoding N-acetyl-alpha-D-glucosaminyl L-malate synthase BshA: MNIAIVCYPTFGGSGVVATELGIALAKLNHQVHFVTYKQPVRLGLLNPNIHFHEVTVPEYPLFQYQPYELALSSKLVNTIKKYDIELLHVHYAIPHAYAGYMAKKMLEEEGIHIPMVTTLHGTDITLVGNHPFYKPAVTFSINNSDIVTSVSESLKDDTLRLFDIKKNIEVVPNFIDASLRKTDFTDCQRELMATSEERIVTHISNFRPVKRIMDIVDIFYNIQKEIPAKLLMVGDGPEREPAEKKCKELGIKDKVIFLGNSNEIDKILCFSDLFLLPSERESFGLAALEAMVNKVPVISSNAGGIPEVNVEGVSGYLSDVGNVKEMSENAIQILKDDDTLNTFKEGAFDQALRFDIDNIVPMYVELYENALETV, translated from the coding sequence ATGAATATTGCTATTGTTTGTTATCCAACTTTTGGAGGTAGTGGAGTAGTGGCCACTGAATTAGGAATTGCGCTTGCTAAACTAAATCATCAAGTACATTTTGTTACGTATAAACAACCAGTGAGACTTGGATTATTAAATCCAAATATTCATTTTCATGAAGTTACAGTGCCAGAGTATCCTCTCTTTCAGTATCAGCCGTATGAATTAGCTTTATCTAGTAAGCTAGTAAATACTATAAAGAAGTATGATATTGAGTTATTACATGTACATTATGCGATACCACACGCGTATGCAGGCTATATGGCTAAAAAAATGTTAGAAGAAGAAGGGATACATATTCCAATGGTTACTACTCTGCACGGTACAGATATTACACTAGTAGGGAACCATCCTTTTTATAAGCCAGCAGTTACTTTTAGTATAAATAATAGTGATATTGTAACGTCTGTTTCAGAAAGTTTGAAAGATGATACCTTACGACTTTTCGATATTAAGAAAAATATAGAAGTGGTTCCTAATTTTATTGATGCTAGTCTTCGTAAAACTGATTTCACGGATTGCCAGAGAGAGTTAATGGCAACTTCAGAAGAAAGAATAGTTACTCATATTAGTAATTTTAGACCCGTAAAGAGAATTATGGATATTGTAGATATATTTTATAATATTCAGAAAGAGATTCCTGCTAAATTGTTGATGGTAGGTGATGGACCGGAACGCGAACCTGCAGAAAAAAAATGTAAGGAATTAGGAATTAAGGATAAAGTCATCTTTTTAGGTAATAGTAATGAGATTGATAAGATACTATGTTTCTCAGATTTATTTTTATTACCATCAGAACGTGAAAGTTTTGGGCTGGCGGCGTTAGAAGCTATGGTCAATAAAGTACCAGTAATATCTAGTAATGCAGGTGGTATTCCAGAGGTAAATGTAGAAGGAGTTTCGGGTTATTTAAGTGATGTTGGTAATGTAAAAGAAATGTCAGAAAATGCAATCCAAATTCTCAAAGATGATGATACTCTAAACACCTTTAAAGAAGGAGCGTTTGATCAAGCCTTAAGATTTGATATAGATAATATTGTTCCTATGTATGTAGAGTTGTACGAAAATGCATTGGAGACGGTATAA
- a CDS encoding DUF1338 domain-containing protein, producing MNPTLFLSALWKQYASKTPSAYKVKSLLEAKGETVFNDHIAIRTFDDPRTNIEVIAKPFITMGYKEMGEYHFEAKKLYAKHYEHIDNPNAPKIFISQLLTHHFSDELQETIKEILDNCDQNIFNEDELILKGSVWETPSYKTYKALQNESEYAAWMYVNGFCSNHFTVDVNKLKGFEDLSRLNEFLKNNGFSMNSSGGEIKGTPAQLLEQSSILADKVEVTFIEGVKEITSCYYEFAYRYEQENGKLFTGFIANSADKIFESTDMKLHEL from the coding sequence ATGAATCCTACACTTTTTTTATCAGCACTATGGAAACAATATGCCAGTAAAACCCCATCTGCATATAAGGTAAAATCTCTTTTAGAAGCAAAAGGCGAAACAGTTTTTAATGATCATATTGCTATTAGAACATTTGATGACCCTAGAACCAATATCGAAGTTATTGCTAAACCATTTATAACAATGGGATATAAGGAAATGGGTGAATATCATTTTGAAGCTAAGAAATTATATGCAAAACACTACGAGCACATCGATAACCCGAATGCTCCAAAAATCTTTATTAGTCAACTATTAACCCATCATTTTTCTGATGAATTACAAGAGACAATAAAGGAAATACTAGATAATTGTGATCAAAATATCTTCAATGAAGATGAGCTTATTTTAAAAGGTAGCGTTTGGGAAACACCGTCTTACAAAACGTATAAAGCGCTACAAAATGAATCGGAATATGCAGCTTGGATGTATGTTAATGGGTTTTGTTCTAATCATTTTACTGTAGATGTTAACAAGCTAAAAGGGTTTGAAGATTTAAGTAGATTAAACGAGTTCCTAAAAAACAACGGTTTCTCAATGAATTCATCCGGAGGGGAAATCAAAGGTACTCCTGCTCAATTACTAGAACAATCTAGCATTCTTGCAGACAAAGTCGAAGTAACATTCATTGAAGGTGTTAAGGAAATTACTTCTTGTTATTACGAGTTTGCTTATAGATACGAGCAGGAAAACGGAAAACTTTTTACCGGGTTTATTGCAAACTCAGCAGATAAAATTTTCGAAAGTACGGATATGAAGCTTCACGAATTGTAA
- a CDS encoding Lrp/AsnC family transcriptional regulator translates to MNHFDYIDQQILLQIRKDARKPFSQIAEELKISNSLVHQRIRKLKENGVIDKAEFVINEKQIGYKTKSYVGIRLKEARYAKSVVDDLAKIPEILECNYVSGNYALFILIFAYDNHHLRNILYEQIHQIEGVGGTDSFICFDTNFKRQITLDSLAKGKQL, encoded by the coding sequence ATGAATCATTTTGATTATATAGACCAGCAGATATTATTACAGATCCGTAAAGATGCTAGAAAGCCTTTTTCTCAAATTGCAGAAGAGTTAAAGATTTCTAATTCATTAGTACATCAAAGAATTAGAAAGTTAAAAGAAAATGGTGTCATAGATAAAGCAGAGTTTGTAATTAATGAAAAACAGATAGGGTATAAGACCAAGTCTTATGTTGGTATAAGGCTAAAAGAAGCTAGGTATGCAAAATCTGTGGTAGATGATCTAGCTAAAATACCGGAGATATTAGAATGTAATTACGTTTCGGGTAATTATGCGCTTTTTATTCTGATATTTGCATATGATAATCATCATCTACGGAATATATTATATGAACAGATCCATCAAATTGAAGGTGTAGGCGGAACAGATAGTTTTATCTGTTTTGATACTAATTTCAAAAGACAAATTACCTTAGATTCATTGGCAAAAGGAAAACAGTTATGA